The Malus domestica chromosome 06, GDT2T_hap1 genome has a segment encoding these proteins:
- the LOC139196791 gene encoding uncharacterized protein, producing the protein MKAKRLLLKGCQGYLAHVVLNDDAPSSVEDVRVVRYFSDVFLEDLPRLPPDREVEFVIGLLPVADAISRKTPARLNAIYDCHVPLLADLRSTGVELGVEDREEALLANFQVRPVLIDRVLEAQMNDEETQEIIQARNQGKKKDFEIRGTDGMLMQESKMYVSNNAELKKEILDEAHISAYAMHPEGVVRFGKKGKLSPRYIGPYMITERVDKVAYRLGLPPELSKVHDVFHVSMLRHYVLDPSLVIPPHPLEINSDLTYKEEPVTLLDWEDKELKNKTVRLVTVLWRNHLVEEATWETEDRIREIYPYLFYDY; encoded by the exons atgaaagcaaagagattgttgttgaaaggttgtcagggatatttggctcatgtggtgttgaatgatgatgctcctagtagtgtggaaGATGTTCGTGTGGTCAGATATTTTTCAGATGTATTCCTTGAGGATTTGCCTAGATTGCCGCCAGATAGAGaggtggagtttgttattggtctgcttccag TGGCGGATGCAATTAGTAGAAAGACTCCAGCcagacttaatgccatctatgattgtcatgttcctctcctagcagatttgaggtccactggagtggagctaggagtggaagatcgagaagaagccttgcttgctaattttcaggTTAGGCCagttttaattgatcgtgtgcttgaggctcaaatgaatgatgaggagacccaggaaataattcaagcaaggaaccaaggcaaaaagaaagatttcgaGATTCGAGGaactgatggcatgcttatgcaggaaagcaAGATGTATGTGTCAaataatgcagagttaaagaaagaaattttggatgaagcacatatttcggcatatgcgatgcatccagaag gtgttgtaagatttggaaagaaaggaaagttgagtcctaggtacattggaccatatatgatcactgAGCGAGTCGATaaggttgcttacaggcttgggttgcctccagagttgtccaaggtacacgatgtatttcatgtttcgatgcttcgacattatgttttaGATCCTTCACTTGTGATTCCTCCTCATCCCTTGGAAATCAATTCGGACTTGACTTATAAggaggaaccagtgactctgttggattgggagGATAAAGAACTGAAGAACAAGACAGTACGCTTGGTGACAGTTCTATGGAGAAATCATttagtggaagaagctacttgggagacagaggatAGGATAAGAGAGATATATCCatacttgttttatgattattag
- the LOC139196790 gene encoding uncharacterized protein, whose translation MSQQEADEDPRVITVIVEGENLEIDLIPFKLAEFDVILGMDWLSKHQANVASHVVVKDEPSLHPEEVLVVRNFIDVFPDDLPALPHAREIEFTIDLLPGAQVFSKIDVRSGYHQLRIREDDVPKTAFRTRYGHYEFRVMPFGLTNAPATFMDLMNRVFRPYLDRFVIVFIDDILVYSISVNELKKHLRLVLERLRDNQLYAKFNDSGEFEVDTDASLSGFRCVLMQHGKRHYLYGEKCRIFTDHKSLKYMFTKNELNLRQIRWMKLISDYDCSIEYHLEHANPVADALNRKHHEQLASVQAVHIPLLFSLQETGVNLELGEHRAWLAHFQVKAGRQRPGGLMQNLPIPVWKWEDITMDFVYRLPRTPSRYNGIWGVVRFGKGGKLSPRYVGPYHIIERIGAIAYRLELPPELSLIHSVFHVFMLQKYVPDPSHIIQFEPLEVNPDASYVEEPVTILDREDKVLRNNVIPLVTVLWRNHAVKEATWETEESMRN comes from the exons ATGAGTCAGCAGGAGGCTGATGAGGATCCTCGAGTTATCACCG TTATTGTGGAAGGGGAAAATttagagattgatttaattcctTTCAAACTGGCGGAGTTTGATGTCATTCTGGGAATGGATTGGTTATCTAAGCACCAAGCGAATGTCGCAT CCCACGTAGTTGTGAAGGATGAACCTTCTTTACATCCAGAAGAGGTGCTAGTTGTAAGGAACTTCATCGATGTGTTTCCTGATGATTTACCAGCGTTGCCACATGCGAGGGAAATTGAGTTTACTATCGATTTACTCCCAG GTGCTCAGGTATTTTCCAAAATTGATGTTCGATCGGGTTACCATCAATTGAGGATTCGCGAGGATGATGTTCCAAAAACTGCTTTCCGTACGAGGTATGGACATTATGAGTTTCGTGTCATGCCCTTTGGATTGACAAATGCACCTGCAacatttatggatttgatgaacagAGTCTTTAGACCGTATCTGGATCGGTttgtgattgtgttcattgatgACATTCTAGTTTATTCTATAAGTGTTAATGAGCTCAAGAAGCATTTGAGACTAGTACTAGAACGACTAAGGGACAACCAACTttatgccaagttca ATGACAGTGGTGAATTTGAGGTGGATACTGATGCTTCTCTATCAGGTTTTAGGTGTGTACTGATGCAACATGGAAAA AGGCACTACTTATATGGAGAGAAATGTCGTATTTTTacggatcataagagtcttaaGTATATGTTCACCAAGAATGAGCTAAATTTGAGACAGATAAGGTGGATGAAGCTTAtcagtgattatgattgttCGATCGAGTACCATCTTGAGCATGCTAATCCCGTGGCTGATGCTCTTAATCGGAAACATCACGAGCAGCTTGCATCAGTTCAAGCTGTACACATTCCATTACTATTTTCTCTTCAGGAAACTGGTGTCAATTTGGAACTAGGTGAGCATAGAGCTTGGCTAGCACATTTTCAG GTTAAAGCAGGCAGACAAAGACCTGGGGGACTGATGCAGAATCTCCCGATACCAGTTTGGAAGTGGGAGGATATCACTATGGACTTTGTGTATCGACTGCCTAGAACACCGTCAAGGTACAATGGTATTTGG GGTGTTGTTCGTTTTGGTAAGGGAGGAAAGCTGAGTCCTCGATACGTCGGTCCCTATCATATTATTGAGAGAATTGGTGCAATTGCTTATAGGTTGGAGCTACCACCAGAGTTGTCACTGATCCATAGCGTTTTccatgttttcatgcttcagaAATATGTACCAGATCCCTCTCATATCATCCAGTTCGAGCCATTAGAAGTAAATCCTGATGCTAGCTATGTAGAAGAACCAGTGACTATCCTTGACAGGGAAGATAAGGTGTTGCGAAACAACGTTATTCCTTTGGTGACGGTACTGTGGAGGAACCATGCAGTcaaagaagctacttgggaaacAGAGGAATCAATGCGGAACTAA